A DNA window from Thiopseudomonas alkaliphila contains the following coding sequences:
- the def gene encoding peptide deformylase, producing MAILTILEFPDPRLRTIAQPVDQVDDELRTLIDDMFETMYEAPGIGLAATQVNVHKRVVVMDLSEDKSEPMVFINPELEVLCDETDKYQEGCLSVPGFYEDVDRPLKVKVNALDREGKPFELIAEGLLAVCIQHECDHLNGKLFVDYLSNLKRDRIKKKLEKQHRAQSR from the coding sequence ATGGCCATTTTAACAATTTTAGAGTTTCCCGATCCTAGGTTGAGAACTATCGCGCAACCTGTAGATCAGGTGGATGATGAGTTACGTACCCTGATCGACGATATGTTCGAAACCATGTATGAAGCACCGGGTATTGGCTTGGCAGCCACCCAAGTCAACGTGCATAAACGTGTGGTGGTGATGGATTTATCGGAAGATAAGTCCGAGCCGATGGTATTTATTAATCCAGAGCTAGAAGTGCTGTGTGATGAAACTGATAAGTACCAAGAGGGCTGTTTATCAGTGCCTGGTTTTTATGAAGATGTTGATCGTCCGTTAAAAGTTAAGGTAAACGCCTTAGATAGAGAGGGTAAGCCCTTTGAACTGATTGCCGAAGGTTTGTTAGCCGTGTGCATTCAGCATGAGTGTGATCACTTGAATGGCAAGTTATTTGTTGATTATTTGTCGAATCTAAAGCGTGATCGAATCAAGAAAAAACTCGAAAAACAACATCGCGCCCAGTCGCGCTGA
- the fmt gene encoding methionyl-tRNA formyltransferase, with amino-acid sequence MSKSLRIVFAGTPEFAASHLQAILQQGVHEVIGVYSQPDRPAGRGQKLVASPVKQLALAHNIPVFQPLTLRDAAAQAELAELKPDLMVVVAYGLILPQAVLDMPRLGCINSHASLLPRWRGAAPIQRAIEAGDDVTGVTVMQMEAGLDTGPMLHKVSTPITAQDTGGSLHDRLAELGSAAVLEVLQQLAEGTMQAEKQDDSLANYAHKLSKAEAKLNWQQSATELDQQIRAFNPWPVSHSQLNGQVIKVHAAEPVLENNTSAAPGTILAAEREGLVVACGEGALRLTRIQLPNARAMSVTDVLNSKQELFPVGAVFDL; translated from the coding sequence ATGTCTAAATCGTTACGCATTGTGTTTGCCGGTACGCCAGAGTTTGCTGCCAGCCATTTACAGGCTATTTTGCAGCAGGGAGTCCATGAGGTGATAGGTGTTTACAGTCAGCCTGATCGCCCAGCAGGTCGTGGGCAGAAATTGGTAGCGAGTCCGGTTAAGCAATTAGCATTGGCGCATAATATCCCCGTTTTTCAACCCTTAACTTTACGTGATGCTGCTGCTCAAGCAGAGTTAGCTGAGCTTAAGCCAGACCTAATGGTAGTGGTGGCCTACGGTTTAATTTTACCGCAAGCAGTGCTGGATATGCCGCGTCTAGGCTGCATTAATAGCCATGCATCGCTATTGCCCCGTTGGCGTGGAGCAGCGCCGATTCAGCGAGCGATTGAAGCCGGTGATGATGTCACAGGCGTGACTGTGATGCAGATGGAAGCGGGGCTAGATACTGGACCGATGTTGCATAAAGTCAGCACGCCGATTACTGCCCAAGATACCGGTGGCAGCTTGCATGATCGTCTTGCTGAGCTGGGTTCGGCCGCCGTGCTTGAGGTGTTACAGCAGCTAGCTGAAGGAACAATGCAGGCAGAAAAGCAGGATGACAGCCTTGCCAATTACGCTCACAAGCTCAGCAAAGCGGAAGCAAAACTAAACTGGCAGCAGTCAGCGACTGAGTTGGATCAGCAAATTCGGGCATTTAACCCTTGGCCAGTGAGCCACTCACAACTTAATGGCCAAGTGATTAAGGTGCATGCTGCGGAACCCGTTTTAGAAAATAATACATCTGCAGCTCCGGGTACTATTCTGGCTGCGGAACGTGAGGGCTTAGTGGTGGCCTGTGGCGAGGGGGCACTGCGTTTAACTCGGATTCAGCTACCCAACGCCAGAGCCATGAGTGTGACTGATGTGCTCAATAGTAAGCAGGAGCTATTTCCCGTAGGCGCGGTGTTTGATTTATGA
- the trkA gene encoding Trk system potassium transporter TrkA, with protein MKIIILGAGQVGGTLAELLASEANDITIVDTNVERLRDLGDRLDIGTVVGHCSYPTVLRQAGADDADMLVAVTSSDETNMIACQVAHTLFRTPTKIARVRESAYLTRTGLFDNDAIPIDVLISPEQAVTNYIKRLIEYPGALQVLDFAEGKAQLVCVKAYYGGPLVGQELRQLHAHMPNINTRVAAIFRRDRPILPKGDTVIEVDDEVFFIAARNHIRDVMSEMRRLEDSYRKVIIAGGGHIGERLAEAIESRYQVKIIEINPSRCRYLSDSLDTTVVLQGSASDRDLLVEENIDEADIFLALTNDDEANIMASLLAKRLGARKVMAIINNPAYADLVQGGAIDIAISPQLATLGTLLTHVRRGDIVSVHSLRRGAAEAIEAIAHGDKRSSKVIGRKVKDIRLPPGATIGAIIRDEEVLISDDQAVIQAEDHVIIFVMDKKYIRDVELLFQPGLTFF; from the coding sequence ATGAAAATTATTATTCTAGGTGCAGGGCAAGTGGGCGGAACCTTAGCAGAATTGCTCGCCAGTGAAGCCAACGATATTACGATTGTCGATACCAACGTTGAGCGTTTGCGCGATCTGGGTGATCGCCTAGATATTGGTACGGTGGTTGGTCACTGTTCTTACCCAACGGTGTTACGCCAAGCCGGCGCCGATGATGCCGATATGCTGGTGGCGGTAACTAGCAGTGATGAAACCAACATGATTGCCTGTCAGGTGGCGCATACTCTGTTTCGTACCCCAACGAAAATTGCGCGTGTACGGGAGTCGGCGTATCTCACCCGTACCGGACTATTTGATAACGATGCGATTCCGATTGATGTACTGATCAGTCCCGAACAAGCAGTCACTAACTACATTAAGCGCTTAATTGAGTACCCGGGTGCTTTACAGGTACTGGACTTTGCTGAAGGTAAAGCGCAGTTAGTCTGCGTCAAAGCCTATTATGGCGGGCCATTAGTGGGGCAAGAGTTACGTCAACTGCACGCCCATATGCCGAATATTAATACCCGAGTGGCAGCCATTTTTCGCCGTGATCGACCGATTTTACCGAAAGGCGATACCGTGATTGAGGTAGATGATGAAGTGTTCTTTATTGCTGCACGGAATCATATTCGCGATGTAATGAGTGAAATGCGGCGCCTTGAAGACAGCTATCGCAAAGTCATTATTGCTGGCGGCGGACACATTGGTGAGCGCTTAGCCGAAGCAATTGAAAGCCGCTATCAGGTAAAAATTATTGAAATTAATCCCTCACGCTGTAGGTATCTGTCAGACAGCTTAGATACCACGGTGGTGTTGCAGGGCAGTGCTTCAGATCGAGACTTACTGGTTGAAGAAAATATTGATGAGGCTGATATCTTTTTGGCCTTAACCAATGATGATGAGGCCAATATTATGGCGTCCTTGCTGGCTAAACGCTTGGGTGCGCGTAAGGTGATGGCGATTATTAATAACCCCGCCTATGCTGATTTGGTCCAAGGTGGTGCGATTGATATTGCAATTAGTCCGCAGTTAGCGACCTTAGGCACCTTATTAACCCATGTGCGGCGGGGCGATATTGTAAGCGTGCACTCATTGCGCCGTGGCGCTGCTGAAGCGATCGAGGCGATTGCCCATGGTGATAAGCGCTCGAGCAAGGTCATTGGGCGTAAAGTGAAAGATATTCGCTTGCCACCGGGGGCAACCATTGGTGCGATTATTCGTGATGAAGAGGTATTAATTAGTGATGATCAGGCGGTGATTCAAGCCGAAGACCATGTGATTATCTTTGTCATGGATAAAAAGTATATTCGTGACGTTGAGCTCTTATTCCAGCCGGGACTCACCTTTTTTTAA
- the mgtE gene encoding magnesium transporter, which produces MSNTNSNLALVLNDAIKNDQFENALIAVKGIRPVDLADVLSQIEASLAWRLLERLPNRATVFSYLEPETQVRLAREFPRASLAKLVGEMPADERTDLFKHFDQSQRDALLPALAQAEREDIRKLSAYVEGTAGALMTSDYATLGKDMSVAEALAALRVEAPDAETIYHAYVIDQQRKLLGVVSLRELILSNPEALIKDLMVRDPIHSKVTDDQEEVAKKIARYDLIALPITDEKGAMVGIVTHDDAMDVASDEATEDFHRAGGVVSTVGNLKDATIGLLYRKRVFWLVLLVFGNLFSGAGIAHFEDIIAANLVLVFFLPLLVDSGGNAGSQSATLMVRALATGEVVMRDWMSLLGRETLVALCLGGTMALAVSILGYIRGDEVVALVLALSMVSIVLIGCIIGMSLPFVLSKMGFDPASASAPLITSVCDAAGVVIYLFIASQFLTLG; this is translated from the coding sequence ATGAGCAACACCAATTCCAATCTCGCGCTCGTTTTAAACGATGCCATCAAAAATGATCAGTTCGAAAACGCACTCATTGCGGTCAAGGGCATTCGTCCCGTTGATCTAGCTGACGTTTTATCCCAAATTGAAGCCTCTCTCGCTTGGCGCCTGCTTGAGCGCTTACCTAATCGCGCTACGGTATTTTCCTACCTAGAGCCTGAAACCCAAGTGCGCTTAGCCCGTGAGTTTCCACGTGCCAGTTTAGCTAAGCTGGTAGGTGAAATGCCCGCGGATGAACGTACTGACTTGTTCAAGCACTTTGATCAAAGCCAACGTGATGCCTTACTGCCTGCCTTAGCTCAAGCCGAGCGCGAAGATATTCGCAAGCTCTCAGCTTATGTGGAAGGTACCGCCGGTGCTCTAATGACCTCGGACTACGCCACCCTAGGCAAGGATATGAGCGTAGCTGAGGCCTTAGCTGCACTACGGGTGGAAGCGCCCGATGCCGAAACCATTTATCATGCCTATGTGATTGATCAGCAGCGCAAACTGCTGGGTGTGGTCTCGCTCCGTGAGCTCATCCTGTCTAACCCAGAGGCCTTAATTAAAGACCTCATGGTGCGTGACCCAATTCATAGCAAAGTCACCGATGATCAAGAAGAAGTAGCGAAAAAAATCGCTCGCTATGACCTGATTGCCCTACCTATCACCGATGAAAAAGGGGCTATGGTGGGGATTGTCACCCACGATGACGCAATGGATGTAGCCAGTGATGAAGCCACTGAAGACTTCCACCGCGCAGGTGGGGTAGTCAGTACCGTAGGCAATTTAAAAGACGCCACCATTGGTCTGCTCTATCGTAAGCGGGTGTTCTGGCTGGTGCTATTAGTGTTCGGTAACTTATTCTCTGGTGCCGGGATTGCCCACTTTGAAGACATTATCGCCGCCAACCTCGTGCTGGTGTTCTTCCTCCCCTTGCTGGTAGACAGTGGCGGTAACGCCGGTTCGCAATCAGCCACCTTGATGGTCCGAGCTCTCGCTACCGGTGAAGTGGTGATGCGTGACTGGATGTCATTACTAGGCCGTGAAACCTTAGTTGCGCTCTGCCTTGGCGGTACGATGGCCTTAGCGGTATCGATCCTCGGTTATATCCGTGGTGATGAAGTAGTGGCTTTAGTGCTAGCGCTCAGCATGGTATCGATTGTTTTAATCGGCTGTATTATCGGCATGAGCTTACCCTTTGTCTTAAGCAAAATGGGCTTTGACCCAGCCAGTGCCAGTGCACCTTTAATTACTTCGGTGTGTGATGCCGCAGGTGTCGTAATTTACCTATTTATTGCCTCACAATTTTTAACCTTAGGTTAA
- a CDS encoding TrkH family potassium uptake protein, translated as MHFAAICRIVGILLMTFSLSHVPPIIMDIYYAEGTWLSFTGAFLITLLTGFFAWLPTRKARAEMRVRDGYLITALFWVVLGTFGSIPFLLSNSPLMGITDSLFEAFSGLSTTGATVLTGIDQLPRAILYYRQQLQWLGGMGIVVLAVAIMPMLGVGGMQLYRTEMPGPLKENKLSPRIADTAKTLWMIYCGLTVLCALAYWAAGMSLFDAVGHSFSTIAIGGFSTHDASIGYFDSPLIEAICIFFMAFSGINFGLHFAALRSGSIFTYLKDAECMTFLKILAGTFALTLVVLLLYSTHDDWTHSLRFAAFQVVSVATTTGFGVDDFSSWPTFLPYLLLFTAFIGACAGSTGGGMKVMRVMLVYRQGQREIHRLLHPSGVFTVKLGKRKVPDRVIESVWGFCAMYVVTFIVLLLVLLALGVDPVTAFSSLASSMNNLGPAFGEAAAHYALLPSGAKLVLSLAMVLGRLEIFSLVILLSPAFWRY; from the coding sequence ATGCACTTTGCTGCCATTTGCCGAATTGTGGGAATCTTGCTCATGACCTTTAGCCTCAGTCATGTGCCGCCCATTATCATGGATATTTATTATGCCGAAGGCACTTGGTTAAGCTTTACCGGCGCGTTTTTAATTACCCTACTGACTGGTTTTTTTGCTTGGTTACCGACCCGTAAAGCCAGAGCCGAAATGCGGGTACGTGACGGGTATTTAATTACAGCGTTATTCTGGGTGGTACTGGGCACCTTCGGGTCGATTCCTTTTTTACTATCGAACAGTCCCTTGATGGGGATTACTGACTCGTTATTTGAAGCTTTTTCGGGTTTAAGCACCACCGGCGCGACTGTGCTAACGGGTATCGATCAATTGCCGCGCGCAATTCTATATTACCGCCAACAATTGCAGTGGTTAGGGGGTATGGGAATTGTGGTATTAGCAGTAGCGATTATGCCGATGTTAGGAGTGGGCGGTATGCAGTTATATCGCACCGAAATGCCTGGCCCATTAAAAGAAAATAAGCTTTCACCACGCATTGCCGATACGGCCAAAACCCTGTGGATGATTTATTGCGGTTTAACGGTGCTCTGTGCTTTGGCTTATTGGGCGGCGGGCATGAGTTTATTTGATGCCGTTGGCCATAGTTTTTCGACGATTGCGATTGGCGGTTTTTCTACCCACGACGCCAGTATTGGCTATTTTGATAGCCCATTAATTGAAGCTATTTGTATTTTCTTTATGGCGTTCTCTGGGATTAACTTTGGCTTGCACTTTGCGGCCTTGCGCAGTGGCTCAATCTTTACTTATTTGAAAGATGCCGAGTGCATGACCTTTTTGAAAATTTTAGCTGGCACTTTTGCTTTAACTTTGGTGGTGCTGTTGCTGTATAGCACCCACGATGACTGGACCCATAGCTTACGTTTTGCAGCCTTTCAGGTGGTTTCGGTGGCTACCACAACTGGCTTTGGTGTCGACGACTTTAGTAGCTGGCCCACATTCTTGCCGTATTTACTGTTATTTACCGCCTTTATTGGCGCTTGTGCTGGCTCAACCGGTGGGGGAATGAAGGTGATGCGCGTTATGTTGGTGTATCGCCAAGGTCAGCGTGAAATTCATCGTCTATTGCATCCCAGTGGGGTCTTTACCGTTAAGCTGGGCAAGCGCAAGGTGCCTGATCGAGTGATTGAGTCGGTCTGGGGGTTTTGCGCAATGTATGTGGTGACCTTTATTGTATTGCTGCTGGTGTTGTTGGCCTTGGGCGTTGACCCAGTTACCGCGTTTTCTAGTTTAGCCTCCAGTATGAACAACTTAGGGCCAGCCTTTGGTGAAGCAGCAGCACACTATGCGTTATTGCCTAGTGGTGCCAAATTGGTCTTAAGTTTGGCCATGGTGCTGGGGCGCTTAGAAATTTTTTCTTTAGTGATTTTGTTATCTCCTGCCTTCTGGCGCTATTAA
- the rsmB gene encoding 16S rRNA (cytosine(967)-C(5))-methyltransferase RsmB, producing the protein MSARLAAAQALGAVIAGKASLNGSLPAQLDRVAEQDRALVQELALGTARWFPQLEVLANQWLEKPFRRADSDVQALLFIGLYQLLYMRIPEHAAISETVNAAAGLKKKWAKGLLNAVLRKAQAEGAEQLQQLQKDPVVVTAHPRWLQKQLKAVWPEHWLAICEQANQYPPFTLRVNQQRINQADYLALLAEQGIAAKATAYSDVGITLDKPCSVYELPHFAEGWVSVQDEAAQLSAGLLDLHAGQRVLDACCAPGGKTCHILETEANLQELIAIDLEPHRLKRVAENLARLQLTAQLKAGDARQLEQWWDGQLFDRILLDAPCSATGVIRRNPDIKITRQAADIPALATLQGELLDVLWQTLKPGGVLLYATCSILPEENTQVVEAFLARTPGAEQWSIKAEFGLEQPAGRQLFPQAQGHDGFYYARLVKAAE; encoded by the coding sequence ATGAGTGCGCGTTTAGCAGCGGCCCAAGCATTAGGCGCGGTGATTGCTGGAAAAGCCTCACTGAATGGCAGCTTGCCAGCACAGCTAGATCGGGTTGCCGAGCAGGATCGAGCACTGGTCCAAGAATTGGCCTTAGGTACGGCGCGCTGGTTTCCCCAGTTAGAGGTGTTGGCCAATCAGTGGCTGGAAAAGCCATTTCGCCGTGCCGATAGTGATGTGCAGGCATTATTATTTATTGGTTTGTATCAGTTGCTGTATATGCGCATTCCAGAGCATGCGGCGATTAGCGAAACAGTCAATGCCGCTGCTGGACTGAAGAAAAAATGGGCTAAAGGCTTATTAAATGCGGTGTTGCGTAAAGCGCAAGCTGAAGGGGCAGAGCAGTTACAACAGTTACAAAAAGATCCAGTAGTGGTCACTGCCCATCCTCGCTGGCTACAAAAGCAGCTAAAAGCGGTGTGGCCAGAACACTGGTTGGCAATTTGCGAGCAGGCAAATCAGTATCCGCCGTTTACCTTGCGGGTGAACCAGCAGCGTATCAATCAAGCTGATTACCTAGCCTTATTGGCTGAGCAGGGGATTGCAGCCAAAGCAACTGCGTACAGCGATGTAGGAATTACCTTAGATAAGCCGTGTTCGGTGTATGAGTTGCCGCACTTTGCTGAAGGCTGGGTCAGTGTGCAAGATGAGGCGGCGCAATTATCAGCGGGTTTGCTCGATTTACACGCTGGGCAACGGGTATTAGATGCCTGCTGCGCCCCCGGGGGTAAAACCTGCCATATTCTGGAAACTGAAGCTAATTTGCAGGAACTGATAGCTATTGATCTAGAGCCCCATCGCCTCAAACGGGTAGCAGAAAACCTAGCGCGGTTACAGTTAACTGCTCAACTAAAAGCTGGAGATGCGCGCCAGCTTGAGCAGTGGTGGGACGGCCAGTTATTTGATCGGATTTTATTAGATGCCCCTTGCTCAGCAACTGGGGTGATTCGGCGCAATCCTGATATTAAAATCACCCGTCAGGCGGCTGATATTCCAGCCTTAGCTACGCTGCAAGGGGAATTATTGGATGTGTTATGGCAGACCCTAAAACCAGGCGGTGTGCTGCTGTATGCGACCTGCTCAATTTTGCCTGAAGAAAACACTCAGGTGGTTGAGGCCTTTTTAGCGCGAACCCCAGGGGCCGAGCAGTGGTCGATTAAAGCGGAGTTTGGTCTTGAACAGCCAGCGGGGCGTCAGTTGTTTCCCCAAGCCCAAGGACACGATGGTTTTTATTATGCGCGCTTAGTTAAGGCCGCTGAGTAG
- the aroE gene encoding shikimate dehydrogenase, giving the protein MDRYAVFGNPIAHSKSPFIHQEFAAFHAQSMQYSRVLAPLDNFAETLKQFFNTGQGANITVPFKEQAFALADQLTERAQQAGAVNTLKKLSDGRLLGDNTDGAGLVNDLLINQVPLQGQKILLVGAGGAARGVIEPLLAHQPAELTIANRTVSKAEQLATEFAHLGPVSACGFDWISAPVDLIINATSASLTGELPPLHANLISRDHTVSYDMMYGAETTVFSQWAQQLGAAKSLDGLGMLVGQAAESFKLWRGIYPANTQAVIEKLRQQL; this is encoded by the coding sequence ATGGATCGCTACGCAGTTTTTGGAAATCCTATTGCCCATAGTAAGTCGCCCTTTATTCATCAGGAGTTTGCTGCTTTTCATGCCCAAAGCATGCAATATAGCCGTGTATTAGCGCCTCTTGATAATTTTGCCGAGACACTGAAACAGTTTTTTAACACAGGGCAAGGGGCTAATATTACGGTGCCTTTTAAAGAGCAAGCTTTTGCTCTAGCCGACCAGCTAACAGAGCGAGCGCAACAAGCAGGCGCAGTAAATACCTTAAAAAAACTTAGTGATGGTCGCTTACTGGGTGATAACACCGATGGTGCAGGATTGGTTAATGATTTATTAATCAATCAAGTCCCTTTACAAGGGCAAAAGATTTTACTGGTTGGTGCCGGTGGCGCTGCCCGTGGAGTTATTGAGCCATTGCTGGCCCACCAGCCAGCGGAGCTAACCATTGCTAACCGAACGGTCAGCAAAGCCGAGCAGCTAGCCACTGAGTTTGCGCACCTTGGCCCCGTCAGTGCCTGCGGTTTTGATTGGATCAGCGCCCCAGTTGATCTTATTATCAATGCGACTTCAGCCAGCCTTACTGGCGAGTTACCACCCCTCCACGCTAATTTGATCAGCCGCGACCACACAGTAAGCTATGACATGATGTATGGCGCTGAAACCACCGTCTTTAGTCAGTGGGCGCAGCAGCTAGGTGCAGCCAAAAGCTTAGATGGCTTAGGTATGCTGGTGGGCCAAGCAGCAGAATCATTTAAACTATGGCGTGGCATTTATCCGGCTAACACCCAAGCCGTAATTGAAAAACTACGCCAACAACTCTAA
- the hemF gene encoding oxygen-dependent coproporphyrinogen oxidase, giving the protein MTNSFEAVKAYMLDLQDRICAAFEEADGQATFFEDKWEREAGGGGRTRVIADGALIEKGGVNFSHVYGGQLPASASAIRPELAGRSFQAMGVSLVIHPENPHIPTSHANIRLFVAEKEGEEPIWWFGGGFDLTPYYGVEEDCVHWHQVAHDACAPFGEEIYPEFKQWCDEYFYLKYRDEPRGIGGLFFDDLNRWDFATCFAFTQAVGEAYLHAYLPIVERRRNIPFTEQQRAFQAHRRGRYVEFNLVFDRGTLFGLQSGGRTESILMSLPPVVRWSYDWQAEPGSAEAQLTKFYLKNRDWLGEAYQ; this is encoded by the coding sequence GTGACTAATTCATTTGAGGCTGTAAAAGCCTATATGCTTGATCTACAAGACCGCATTTGCGCTGCCTTTGAAGAAGCCGATGGACAAGCAACCTTTTTTGAAGATAAATGGGAGCGAGAAGCAGGAGGCGGCGGCCGTACTCGAGTGATTGCCGATGGCGCCCTGATCGAAAAAGGCGGCGTGAACTTTTCCCACGTGTATGGTGGTCAACTACCCGCTTCAGCCAGCGCCATTCGACCAGAACTAGCTGGGCGCTCATTTCAAGCAATGGGCGTATCCTTAGTGATTCACCCAGAAAATCCACATATCCCCACCTCTCACGCTAATATTCGTCTATTTGTTGCTGAAAAAGAGGGTGAAGAACCTATTTGGTGGTTTGGCGGCGGCTTTGACCTAACGCCTTACTATGGTGTTGAAGAAGATTGCGTCCATTGGCACCAAGTTGCTCACGATGCCTGCGCGCCCTTTGGCGAAGAGATCTACCCTGAGTTTAAGCAATGGTGTGATGAGTATTTTTATCTAAAATATCGCGATGAGCCACGGGGCATTGGTGGGCTATTTTTTGATGACCTAAATCGCTGGGATTTTGCCACCTGTTTTGCTTTCACCCAAGCTGTGGGCGAGGCCTATTTACACGCTTACCTGCCCATTGTTGAACGTCGCCGTAACATTCCCTTCACTGAACAACAACGCGCCTTCCAAGCCCATCGCCGTGGCCGTTATGTCGAGTTTAACTTAGTATTTGACCGCGGCACCTTATTTGGCCTGCAGTCGGGTGGCCGCACTGAATCAATCTTAATGTCTTTACCACCGGTAGTTCGCTGGAGTTATGACTGGCAAGCCGAGCCTGGCTCTGCCGAAGCACAACTGACTAAGTTTTACCTGAAAAACCGTGACTGGTTAGGCGAGGCCTATCAATAA
- the dprA gene encoding DNA-processing protein DprA: MSLSQTEIAARILLQSLPEIGVKRYQGLLQHFTSAHAALTADAEEWRQLRLPAKSIAARKHSDYLQLTDRTLAWLAQPNHHVFFIDQADYPFLLKNTAGAPNLLFAMGDHSIIEQPQLAIVGSRNASVSSKQTAFQFSKALSSAGFVVTSGLAQGIDAAAHEGAVAVNQPTIAVVGTGLNQVYPARHRPLQEAILQHGGLILSELPLDSQPLAAHFPRRNRIISGLALGVLVVEASPNSGSLITARLAAEQGREVYAIPGSIHYPGARGCHQLIREGATLVETVEHTLEELQSWKSLPESSAAALDSHSELPVQQQQLLQLIQAERYQTEELAALSQLTIPDLLPLLTDLEILGLISNENGLWLYHSRKNSLI; encoded by the coding sequence ATGTCTTTATCCCAAACTGAAATTGCGGCACGGATTTTACTGCAGTCTCTGCCTGAGATTGGGGTAAAGCGTTACCAAGGCTTACTCCAACACTTTACCAGCGCCCATGCAGCTTTAACTGCTGATGCTGAAGAATGGCGTCAACTACGCTTACCTGCCAAAAGTATCGCCGCGCGTAAACACTCAGATTACCTGCAACTTACTGATCGAACCTTAGCCTGGTTAGCCCAGCCAAATCATCATGTATTTTTTATTGATCAAGCTGATTATCCGTTTTTATTAAAAAATACTGCTGGTGCACCGAATCTGCTGTTTGCCATGGGTGATCATTCGATTATTGAACAGCCGCAACTGGCCATCGTTGGCAGTCGTAATGCCAGCGTAAGTAGCAAACAGACTGCTTTTCAATTTAGTAAAGCCCTCAGTAGTGCCGGCTTTGTGGTCACCAGTGGCTTAGCCCAAGGCATTGATGCGGCCGCCCATGAAGGCGCCGTTGCCGTTAACCAACCGACCATCGCCGTAGTGGGTACTGGTTTAAATCAAGTCTATCCTGCGCGCCATCGGCCTTTGCAAGAAGCTATTTTGCAACATGGTGGACTGATTTTGTCTGAGTTACCACTCGACAGCCAACCACTGGCGGCGCACTTTCCTAGGCGCAATCGAATTATTAGTGGCCTCGCGTTAGGCGTGTTAGTGGTAGAAGCCAGCCCCAATAGCGGCTCTTTAATTACGGCGCGCCTTGCCGCTGAACAAGGACGTGAGGTCTATGCCATTCCCGGCTCAATTCATTACCCAGGAGCACGAGGCTGCCACCAATTAATTCGTGAAGGAGCCACCTTAGTTGAAACCGTTGAGCATACTTTAGAAGAGCTGCAAAGCTGGAAGTCGCTTCCAGAATCATCAGCAGCGGCCCTAGATAGCCATAGCGAACTGCCCGTGCAGCAACAACAGCTGTTGCAGTTGATTCAGGCCGAACGTTATCAAACCGAAGAGCTGGCAGCCCTTAGTCAACTCACTATTCCAGACCTATTACCCCTACTGACTGACCTAGAAATCTTGGGCTTAATTAGCAATGAGAATGGCCTCTGGCTGTATCACTCACGAAAAAACAGTTTAATATAA
- a CDS encoding L-threonylcarbamoyladenylate synthase, with protein MASQWQIQHAAQLIQQGGVIAYPTEAVWGLGCDPYNEQAVRRILAIKQRPMHKGLIVIAGAIEQFAELLQDLNPEQLQQLQASWPGPNTWLVPHKQRLPHWVTGEHRTVALRVSDHPLVQQLCALTGPIISTSANPAGLPAATSRLRIEQYFHQQLDAILDAPLGGYRSPSLIRDLSTGAVIRPM; from the coding sequence ATGGCCAGTCAGTGGCAGATTCAACATGCAGCGCAGCTTATTCAGCAAGGCGGCGTTATTGCTTACCCCACCGAAGCGGTCTGGGGCTTAGGCTGTGACCCTTATAATGAGCAAGCGGTGCGCCGGATTCTGGCAATTAAACAACGCCCCATGCATAAAGGCTTAATCGTAATTGCCGGCGCCATCGAGCAGTTTGCCGAACTGTTACAAGACCTTAACCCTGAACAGCTGCAACAACTGCAAGCTTCCTGGCCTGGCCCTAACACTTGGCTGGTGCCCCATAAACAGCGCCTGCCCCACTGGGTTACCGGAGAACACCGTACTGTAGCCTTAAGAGTGTCTGATCATCCACTGGTGCAACAATTATGTGCGCTGACTGGACCGATTATTTCCACCTCTGCCAATCCTGCGGGCTTACCGGCTGCAACTTCAAGGCTTCGGATCGAGCAATATTTCCATCAACAACTCGATGCCATACTGGATGCCCCCTTAGGTGGCTACCGCTCACCTAGCTTAATTCGTGATCTAAGCACAGGGGCCGTCATCCGTCCTATGTAG